The genomic segment ggtgagtttgtgtgtctgtagtgGGTCAACCAAAGCTTATATTTTGATCAAACTTTCAGCTGTAGTTGCGAGGTAACGCTAACTTTAGCTTAGCTCTGACACTAGTAATTTTCTGTCGGATTGAGATTGTCATTCATAATTCTTGTAATTTAATGTTGCTTTGCGCGTCGGAAGAAGATCATACCTTTTAAACCCCGAATCACAACGTTTTCCAAACCAACGAGAGTCGTCCTTTAACTCGGCGTATGtccaaaacaacatgaaactCTTCTACCTGTGAAATTTTAACTATTCTGAGGAAATTTGCTGTTACTTCCTGGGTCTTTCAGATTAAACACGTTGCTTGGCGGTGGAGAGCAGTCTGGCCCGATTCTAAAAGTAGATTTTTCGTTGGTTGGTAGATTAGTATGTTAACCAAATTGAAGAAAAACGTTGTCAGTGTTATTTTatgacaaatttgaaaaaaagtaaaaagtaagatatttttaaattagCACATATTTTTAAGAGATTCGGTGTGAAGTTCTCGCCattaaaaaagaccaaaacgCAACAGTAACAGGTAACCTAGCAAAACTAGCTAGTCAGTGTTGAAATAGGTTAAGCTAATGCTAACGTCAAACTGAGTTGCAGACGACTATTTATTTTTCTCGGACTGATGTTGTCATACATTAACGGCCAGTTTATAACTGTTAACCAACGCTGGCTAAGTTGATGTTATAACGGCGTTAGTTTGCTCCAGTGCCTTTACATTCCTATTTTGTTTCACTTAGGCCTCGGTGTCACAAGTTTCACTTTCGGTTATAAATATAAGTGTGTTTACGCTGGAAACAAATCATAGCTAAGGTAGTTTGTAATGTCATACAGCTAAAGGTTGTAATATGATATTAATAATATCCGCTTGTGTTGCACTCATAACACTAAATCGCCATGTTTTACTGAAAGCCATGTAACGCAGATTTGTTTTTgccatgtgtatttttattgaaGCTCTGTTTGTGTAACGCTACACGAAGTTGGTACACTCACCACCCAGCAGAACAGAGAACATGGTGAACCCATAAGATCACATAGGTAGTTGATATAGTGAAGGTTACaagttgacaaaacaaacagaaactcaAAGGATACgtacataaataaattgatttagaaggaaaaaaaattaaagagtGACAGTTACCATTAGAAATAGTATGAACCATGTTTCCCTGAAATCCTCAGGTTTGTACTTTTAGAGCAAACCTGCTTCTTTCAAGGTGGAGGGTACCTGACGAGTCATCTAACCACTGCTGTACTGAAGGTGGTTCTGCTGTTTTGCAGTGTTGTAGTAAACATTTATTTGCTGCTATAAAGCCACGAGTAATGAACTGTCTTGGTTGCACCACCAAAGTAGCCACTGTCTCTGATCTGGTTGCACTGCATTCTATCTGAAAATATATTCCCAGTAGTTAACCAGCTTAGGACAGGAAATAAAGCTATTTATTAAAGTGTATTCAGCCGAATTACGTGTACCACATTGTGCACACCTCAGGAAAGAAGCTGTGGAGTTTACTTTTAGAGTACTATAACTTGCTAACATTGCAACACCTGAAATTGGATTAAGCACTGGCTAACTCTGATGGAGCATGTGTGGATGTAGTGTTAAATTTAGGTTCTACAGGTTCCTCCTGTAGTTGCTAGAAACTGgtcaaaatattatttacatacatgtatCCTACTGAATGTCATCCTGCTTTTCATTTaagaaaaatctgattttaagaGGGAAAACCTCACAACGAAgaaagaaactgtaaaataattgttagatcAGTGCTGACTAAATATTAATTCTGTACATATAGTACATTCATGATCACGGGAGAACAAGTGCCATAGTTTCATCCTTCATTTCAGTGTCCTATTTGTCTCCCTCTCAGCTGAATGGAAGAGATGAGCATCTCCAGGCAGAGAGCCAGAGATCTAGTGACCGCCTATGATCACAGTTTGGAGCAGCAAATTGTGGGACAAGGCTCTAACCTGGCGTGTAGAGACGAGGAGCTATGGAAGCAGGTGGAGGGGCTACTGAGGGACGGAGATGCTCAGGAGACACACTGCCTTGGTCTGGATCCACTGAGGGTGATGGAGGAGTCgctcaaagcagcagcagcagcagcagcagcagcaacaacagccagCGCTGGGCGAGTCCAAGCCAGAGGAGGGCTGCAAGGCCTGGCTAAAGCCTTTGAGGTCCTGGAGCAAGTGGCCCTGAACCTCTACCTCGGACCCTGGAGGGAGGAGTACAAAGTAGTCAAGGTTGGCTGGAAAACGAGCTGAAATATTGGAGTCACATATTAAATTTctgattttaatttgtgttaagaaatcattttatttctgaGTTTCTTCTTAAAGTATTACACACACCATGAATGTAATTTATtctctcattattattattattattattattattattattattatcctgaAATTGCATTGTAAatccaatgtttttttccaccctGACAAGAATAAAATCCTGGGTTAAACACTCAGTAGTTTTATCTTTTGGGCATGCCATTTCAGGACAAAATCACTAGACTTTGAATATGATATTGGTGAAAACCTGATATATTTCtccatttttgatttatttgtttttcttttcttctcttttgtgTCCCAGATGTACTCCGGTATGTTCACCCACTATATCAAACCAGTTCTGTCCATGCCACAGATTGAGAAACTGTTCGGCCTGCTAGGATACCAGCCCAGCTCGCCTCGGCATGAGCAGCTTTGTCTCCAGGTGCCCAGAGTTAGTCCTGCCTTTCTGGATGACCTCCTCCGCTTATCATGTGCCTTTTTCCTGGCCCGCTGTGAGTGTCGCCTCCTTCTGACGGCTTTGGGGAAGCACTTTGGCGAGGCCCAGTGGGAGCTGAATTTGGTGAGGGAGAGGCACAGAGGAAACAGCCTACAGGTATGTCTGCCTGGCATTTCGCAAATCAGTCAGTCCATGATGGGGTTCTCACCTCTTTTTGTGAGCCCCCTTTTCCAGCCCCACTTTGTGATTAACCTATTCAACCCAACTGGTGAGTCAGTCAACTCATGCTGTGCTGCCAgacattgttcaaacccactGACTTTTCTTTTCTAGTGGAGATCCTaaggtttccaaagataccaaataatTCAGGCTGATTTTAGGGAAATGTGCATAAAATAATGCTTTAGACACGtaaaatatttccatctgatgGAATacctgtgtatatatatatatatatatatatatatatatttttatgataCTATCAGACTGTTATTTTGGAGACTAGGAAATCATATTGTTGTCTGGATGGTGCAGAGTGGCAcgatgcaaacacacagcaccacAAATGCAGCCAAAGGCAGATGGTGTgggtttttatttaatttgtacaatAATCCTAGaaattaatgataaaatgacTGCAATACGACCAATCTGATactatttcagttttaattctACTGGTTACAtcatacagtaaaatgtgacacaacagCTTTTGCACCGTTATGCATTTCATGAATAATACATGAAACACCTTTTGCTAAAAACAAAGTTGGAAAGCAGGCAATGACGCACACGATTGATGAGCTGCTGTAATCCCTCATAAACAACGGAATACCAGGTTATAACAGACCAGTCGGACGTGTGTAGAATTGAATGGGGTTATTTTGTAGCAGCCTGGTGTCATTTGCACGTGATGTATTCAAGGTAAACGCAGTGGACGGCTGTGTGTAACGGCACTGCGTTCAGGCTGCAGATTCATCAACatatctgtcctgctgccttcagatggctgcagaGACTTGAACTCAAGGAGaagcttttcatacagtataaatcaTCTATGGACAACAGATAATGTAAGAATCACTCATATTCATTTATAGATAAATGCAGACTGCTTTACTGGTGTTCCTGCATTCACCACTTTAAACGTTATTTTTGAGGCCAGTTTACAAGCATCTGTTGGTTAGAGAGTGATTAattaaaatggtttatttacaTGTTAAGCATTATTGTGTTATTGATGTGCATTTGCTCCAGTATTTAGTTTGCTCTTGTTGATGAAATCACCAAAGTGGCTACGGAGTGATGTTGTGCCGGAACAGATAATGATTCTGAGATACATTACCATCAAGACCTCTGAGTTTTATTTACTGCTTATTTATCTATGCTAATATTATATTTGTCTTCTCGATTTGAAATATCAATCCAGTTTAAATGGGCTTTTGGGCTCATAAAATAAGTTTACTTCAGATAGAAATCTTGCTGACTGCACCTTCAGTTTATTTCCTATATTGCTTGGATGCCTCTGGAACCGACCTATTCCCActgggtattgtttgaaatACTCAGCCCCAGTGACACTCATTGCCATCTTCACTGCCATggaaacatttcagtcagtacCGAAAAAGGATTGAGGATTGATACTCAGCCCTACACCACCTCAAATAACCTCCTACTGTTTGAGAACAGCTGAATGCACTGAACAAGATCTAATCCTATTgaacagtaaatacatttcagtTGTTGAGGATTCATTGTCCATGCATCTCAACAGGTCGCCCTGGACAACACCAAGAAGATGCTGGAAGTCAGCCAGGCTCTGATGGAGCCGTTTGGAGAAGTGGAGGTGGATCTGTACACAGATGATCAGGTTAATGCGCGGCACAAGCAAGCGGTTGTCAATGACGCCGAGAGTCCCCGCTCTTTGACCTGGGTGACTCAAAGCAGTGCATCAGTCCCTGCtgtcaaaacacacagcaacgGAGTGACATCCTTGTCCTCCTCATCCACCTCCCCGTCCACCAGAGTCTGCATCTCTACACTCAACTGCCATCTGAACAAGATGTCACCACCGGACGTCACCACTGAGGAGCTTCTGGACACTACCAGAAGCTCCTCAGCCAGCACGAGGAAAGACAGACGTCCCTGTAAAGAGTCGAGGTTTGACGAAGCGGACTCACAGTCACGCAGTCTGCAGGCAAAAGGGCTTTGCAAGAGTGAGGCTGAAGCCCACCACTTTTGCAGCTGTGTCAAATCTCAGCATCTTTGTCTTAAACTCTGTATTCAGTGCAACACCTTGCACTGTATCACCTGTGTCTTGCTTAAGCATTGCCTCACGGAGAGCCACTGTGTGGTATTCTATGACAATACAACAGAAAAGATGGAAGAATTCAGAGCAGTGTCACCACAGGGTGCAAGCCTCGGAGTGAGTGGTAGGAGTGCATCACCAGCTCTCACCAGCAGCAACGCAGCAATGTCCTCCTTAGCTCTGTGTGATGACCCTGAATCAATAATTTCATCTCTTCATCCAATCACCTACCATGACTGCTGCGACCTTGCTCATTTGGACCCTCAGCTTCTGTGTCTCAGCTGCAGTGTCTTCCACTCTGGTTCCTGCAGAGGGATAGACTTCTGCCAAAGTCACCACATGGTCAAGCCACTGGGAGTGTGCTCCTGTGGGAAGGCATGTTCCAGAAAGCCTCTGGTTCTGTGCAGATATTGTGGAAATGAGTATTGTAGGGATTGTTGGTACAGAAGTCCTGTTGTATGTACCTGTGGCCAAACTTTTGACCAGTCATCCTCTGTGTGAACCGTATTTGAAAAGTATTGCATTAATGAGGCACAACTAGCAAAATCACAGTGCCTTAAATCTGTGTACTGGAAACTGAATTAGTTTCTTGACACAGTACTGAAATGCAGTATTAAGTGTGCTCcagtatttctattttgatCCTCTTTCTGAGACTCATTACTCTGTAATCCAGTTATTCTGTAAGTAATTTACcattatcaacatttttcaaatattatgTATTGTTGATACTTGAAGTCGTGATTACAGTTTGTGCTCTTGGGTCacttaaatgtaatttagtGTGAAGCACATGGAAGTCTGTTTTCATCTGTATTTGCTGCCTGCTAACAGACTGGAGTAAAAAGGGTCAATATGCCACTTGTCTGtgtcaaatgtgttttataataCATGAGcaaatgactttggtgacaGTGGAATTCTAGATATGTACCAGTATAACTTTAAAAAAGTACCTGGAAAATCAGTAATcacatttaatatattattgaaTCATAAATAACACTAATCAAGCCCTTTCTTAGACCATTCCAAAAGTTTTCAGTGTGTGGCTCTgtcttcctttttgtttttatttgatataaaaacaaactagggctgcaactactgattattgttattatgaattaatctgtcgatcattttcttgattaattgattaaacatttggttgctaaaatgtcagaaaataatggcTTTCAGTACACGATGCCTTTGAGTCTAAGTTGACATGTTTAAATTGCTggctttgtccaaccaacagtatAAAAGGTATTCAGTTTAGTGTTGTTATAGAGGACTATGGAACCAGGTCTTGGGCAcctaaaaaattacttaaatgattaatggattatcaTAATTGTTactaattatttttctgtcgaccaataaatcaactaatcattttaaccctaaaacaaagtatttttttgaaaaggtttcagttgaaACGCAATGGATACAGAGTGGCAATGATGTATGTATATGATGATCTATGTATTAGAATTGTACCTTTTCCTAAAAGAAATTCCTTTTTAACTTGGTGATGGAATAGTAATGGGATAATTTAATTGGTTCTAAAGGTTATAGCCTGATGTCCTTCTAATCTATAAACttgaaaatcaccaaatttggaggtGCATGCTTTCCATTTTATGGATTAAATCCAAACCTAGATCTAGTCAGCTGCTATTCAGCCCAAGGTGAAACTGTCCACTAAATTTAATTTAGTATTAGACATCTTGTGATTTGTAAATggcatacaaaaatattatgattaacattttaatatcacTAACAAATATTGGTCATGGACATGTGGAAGTCATCAAGATAGACATACAGTAAAATTGACCAGACTACTGAACCATTTCAGAACATTTTTGGGGGGGTCATCCTCCCTTTACTTGCAAAATAATGCGATTTTTCACTCAACTCATACTGACAcagaaactgtttaaatgtcctaaacagcaagaaaaatgaatatctttCTGCTTTTTCCTGGGTCATGCCTGCTCATGTTCCAGACATGTCCCGAGTCCTCTGTCCAAACTTGATTAAGTTCATGTAGATTCATCCATTCTCATGTAAATCCAGTAGACTGACCAGTTTTTACCAAATAGTGTCTGCTAGGTTTTGAGAATTCTGTCTTTACAAGAGTTGAACAAAAGGAAGCCGTATTACCACAGTCGTATttaagacacaaagacacacatttatGATTCACTCTTTTTATCAGGAACATATCAGCCTCTTTATTCATCAAACATAGACCTGAGGTCCACAGAACATGGCTCTCTCGGCTTGCACTTTAAAGTGATATACTGTAAGATCACTGCTTTGGGGTTTCTGCCCTGCAGCTTCTAGCTATCTCAAAAACCCTTCCAGTGCAGTGATGGATTTTCAGTTGAAGCAGTTCACGATGATCCTGATACTGAGCTCTTATTCCAACCAGAAATCAAAATTGTAAGCCAGAAGATTTTTCACAAGAAAGATTAAGCATGTGCTcaaaacagcaaatgtaaaagcGTTCATCAACACAAAGTAGGTTGATCAGAGATGTTGTGGAGCTAAACTTAAATCATTGCATATCATCAGttttacagattttacagaTTCTTATGTAAATGTTCGTGGTCCATCCTGAGGATCTTCTATTCATTGTGTGCCTGCCAGTTGATGTTGATGAAGGTCTTGCTGTCCATGCGGTCGATGTACAGGACCCCATCCAGGTGATCCATCTCGTGCTGGAGGATACGGGCTGGCCAGCCTCTGGCCTGCCACGTAACAGCTTCACCCTTCTCATTCAGACCTGCAGGGTGAGCATGCAAAGGGATgagaaaaatacacagcaaAGCATTAGCAATTGTCCTTTAATGTGTCTACTGATTAAACACAGAGGAATTCATTTCCCATGAGAAACTTGGTGTAGTATTAGCATCCTCATTAACACTTCGTACTCAAATGAAATGCAAAGGTATCcattttgaaactttttttcttgttttgggTGAATCGCAAAGCCAAATTTTATTCCATGTGTTTCGTTTTTTATAGCCTGAACAGACGTAATCTCAGCAaatgaaatttggcacaaaatggcaaaaaaattgAAAGGCACTGCTGTATaagaaatacagacacaatACCAGACACTTCCACAGACAGGTAGCGTGAAACTGTGGCAGAGAACCCTGAGATGCTCTCACAGGCCTCCTGAAAGAGCACAGTCCGTCCATCCAGGACCCTCAGCTGGGGGTTGACAAAGA from the Siniperca chuatsi isolate FFG_IHB_CAS linkage group LG4, ASM2008510v1, whole genome shotgun sequence genome contains:
- the spata2l gene encoding spermatogenesis associated 2-like, coding for MEEMSISRQRARDLVTAYDHSLEQQIVGQGSNLACRDEELWKQVEGLLRDGDAQETHCLGLDPLRVMEESLKAAAAAAAAATTASAGRVQARGGLQGLAKAFEVLEQVALNLYLGPWREEYKVVKMYSGMFTHYIKPVLSMPQIEKLFGLLGYQPSSPRHEQLCLQVPRVSPAFLDDLLRLSCAFFLARCECRLLLTALGKHFGEAQWELNLVRERHRGNSLQVALDNTKKMLEVSQALMEPFGEVEVDLYTDDQVNARHKQAVVNDAESPRSLTWVTQSSASVPAVKTHSNGVTSLSSSSTSPSTRVCISTLNCHLNKMSPPDVTTEELLDTTRSSSASTRKDRRPCKESRFDEADSQSRSLQAKGLCKSEAEAHHFCSCVKSQHLCLKLCIQCNTLHCITCVLLKHCLTESHCVVFYDNTTEKMEEFRAVSPQGASLGVSGRSASPALTSSNAAMSSLALCDDPESIISSLHPITYHDCCDLAHLDPQLLCLSCSVFHSGSCRGIDFCQSHHMVKPLGVCSCGKACSRKPLVLCRYCGNEYCRDCWYRSPVVCTCGQTFDQSSSV